Proteins encoded by one window of Chondromyces crocatus:
- a CDS encoding LOG family protein, which yields MPGFDLPYEPMRRRLYTPADLFQGFDPANSASFAHTVDFAIYQHYVEQGRTAPENPYVGMVQAMHDNTITRAKTLFTAGRRVAAIMGGHKMSRTSPRYRDVAVMARRLTRQGILLCTGGGPGAMEASHLGASLADGSDLDLDAALAILSKQPTVPALADIVAADGSVDPACVELAHAWFAPAFEVASAIRAPHESLAIPTWHYGHEPSTPFATHIGKYFQNSIREDGLLALAKQGIIYAEGKAGTIQEIFQDGAQNYYRTFEYFSPMVLFGATYWTETYPVVAVLQKLFGPEDYEKYVLVTDDVDAATHFVERFVP from the coding sequence ATGCCCGGCTTCGACCTTCCCTACGAACCGATGCGCCGTCGGCTGTACACGCCTGCCGATCTCTTTCAAGGCTTCGATCCTGCGAACTCGGCGTCCTTCGCCCACACGGTGGATTTCGCGATCTACCAGCACTACGTCGAGCAAGGTCGCACCGCGCCGGAGAACCCGTACGTGGGCATGGTGCAGGCCATGCACGACAACACCATCACCCGGGCGAAGACGCTGTTCACGGCGGGCCGCCGCGTTGCAGCCATCATGGGCGGTCACAAGATGTCGCGCACCTCGCCGCGCTACCGGGACGTGGCGGTGATGGCGCGTCGGCTCACGCGCCAGGGGATCCTCCTGTGCACGGGCGGTGGACCTGGTGCGATGGAAGCCAGCCACCTCGGAGCGTCGCTCGCCGATGGCAGTGATCTGGATCTCGACGCGGCGCTCGCCATCCTGAGCAAGCAGCCCACCGTCCCTGCGCTCGCCGACATCGTTGCAGCCGATGGCTCCGTGGATCCGGCCTGCGTGGAGCTGGCGCATGCGTGGTTTGCGCCTGCCTTCGAGGTGGCATCGGCCATCCGTGCGCCTCACGAGAGCCTGGCGATTCCCACGTGGCACTACGGTCACGAGCCTTCGACTCCCTTCGCCACGCACATTGGCAAGTACTTCCAGAACAGCATCCGCGAGGATGGGCTGCTCGCGCTGGCGAAGCAGGGCATCATCTATGCGGAGGGCAAGGCGGGGACGATCCAGGAGATCTTCCAGGACGGCGCCCAGAACTATTACCGCACCTTCGAGTACTTCAGCCCGATGGTCCTGTTCGGCGCGACCTACTGGACCGAGACCTATCCCGTGGTGGCCGTTCTCCAGAAGCTCTTTGGCCCGGAGGACTATGAGAAGTACGTGCTGGTGACCGACGACGTCGATGCGGCCACGCATTTCGTCGAGCGGTTCGTGCCATGA